TATCGCCGCGTTCGATCAGGGAGCCGGGGATGACGATCAGGTTCGCCGAGGAGATTCTCCTGCTCATCCTCGACGAAGAGCACGGCGATCTGCCGAAGTCCTACTCGGAGCACCTTCTGGACATCGTCGTCGCCGGCGCCGTGTTGATGGATCTGGCACTGGAGGGACGGATCGACACGGACCTCGAAAGACTCGTCCTGGTGGACTCGACGCCTCTTGACGACGAGCTTCTCGACCCGACCCTGGCGGATGTAGCGACCGGCCCGGGCGATCGCAACGCGGACTACTGGATCGCCCGCACCGCGGAGCGGGGCAACGAGATCCGTGAGCGTGCGCTTGCTCGCCTGGTCGAGAACGGAATCCTGGAAACCGATGCCGGCGGCATGTACTTCTCGTCCGCCGTCTCGCGTTCCAGGCGCTATCCGACCCGTGACGGGCGCCAGATGGAGGAAGCGCGCCTGCGAATCATGCGGGTGCTGTTCAGCGACGAGATACCCGATCCGCGCGATGTCGTGCTCATCTGCCTGAGCGACGCCAGCGGCGTTCTGCGTCGCCTCCTCACGCCGCAGGAGAGGAGCCGGCTGCGGGCACGGATCGAGCAGATCCGGAAGCTTGACCTGATCGGCCGCTTCCTGCTCCCGGTAATTCGCCAGAACCGTCTCGCCGAGCCGGCGCCGCAGGCGGCCCGGCCGCCAAGCGAGATACCTGAAGTGAAGGGTCTGCCGCTCCTCGGCAGCGCCCTCAGCATGACCGGGGATCTGAGCATCTTCTTCGCCAGACAGTACAAAGAGTTGGGCCCTGTCTTTCGCGTGCGCGCCCTGAACCGGCGCCTGCTCGTTCTGGCCGGTCCGGAAGCCGTTCAGTTTCTGCAACGCCAGGGCAAGGCCCACTTGCGAACCGGCAACGAGTGGCTGCGTTTCAGTTGGGAGATGGGGGCCTCCAAGACGATCATCGCCCAGGAGGGCCCCCCACACGTCCGCATGCGCAAGACGATGGCCCCGGGCCTTTCGCCCCAGTGCCTCCAGGAGCGCATGCCGGACTTCATGCGCATCACCCGAACGGAAATCGCCGGCTGGCTCCAGGGCGGTCCCGTTGCCGCCCGCTCCGCGCTTCAGCGCATGATCACTCGCCAGGCCGGCGCACTGCTGGCCAACCTCGACATGGTCGACGGCTCCGACGACCTGGACCGCCTTCTAGGGACGATCCTGGACGTGGAGGTGGCGCGACGACGTCCAAGGTGGTGGCTGAAGCTCCCGCGGGTGTCTCGCGCTCGAAGGTCCTATCGGGCGCTCTTCGAGGAGATCATGGCAGTGCACGAGCGACACAAGCCGTCTGGCGGACCATCGAACGTAGTGGACGATCTGCTCGATCTTCACCGAAGAGACCCTCGGCTGCTCCCCGAAGAGGACCTGCCGGGCGTCGTCGGGTCCATCCTCATCGCGGCGCTTCACACGGCGGCGTACACAGTGGTCTTCGCCCTCTACGAGGCGCTGAAGCGCCCCCGGTTCCTGAACGCGATGAGGGCCGAAGCGGACGCCCTGTTCGACAGCGGAGCCGCAGCCGCGCCTCCACTGTCACGACTTGACGTCACGAACCGCTTCGCGATGGAGACCATGCGGGTGTACTCGATCACGCCCGCGGTGCTGCGCCGTGTAACGAACTCGTTCGTGTTTGCCGGCCACACGATTCCGGCCGGCGCAGACATCGTGATCGCCTACGGAGCAGCGCACCATCTGCCGGAGCACTTCCCCGATCCGCAGCGTTTCGACATCGACCGGTACACGCCGGAGCGGGCGGAGCATCGGGCAGCCGGTGTGTACGTTCCGTTCAGCGCGGGAGCGCACAGTTGCCTGGGAAAGGGCCTCGCCCAGATTCAGATCGCACTGACCCTTGCGACGATCTTCCATGAGGCCGACCTGGAGATGAGGCCCCCGGGCTACAGGCTGAAGGTCTCCTACGGTCTGTCGCCCAGGCCGGCCGATTCCTTCAGGTTCGTCGCGCGGCGCAGAAGAGAAAGAGACGCCTCCCTCACCGCCTGAGGAGGAGACTCCAGTGCCCGGCAAAGACAAGGTCCTCCCGCACTCGAGCACGATGGCCCCTCCGGGCACATGGCTGCGCCTCCTCTGGGAGAACGGCGGCGCCCCGCCGGCCTACTGGGGCAAGGTGGCGCGGATCCTCATTCCGACGACGCTGGCTGCTCCTCTACGGATCTTCGAACGACTGCGCTGGGGCGGGGCCGTCGCCCGCGTGGAGATCGACAAACCGCCCGTCTTCGTGCTCGGCGTTGCCCGCAGCGGCACGACCCATCTGCTCAATCTGATGTCGCAGGATCCCCAGTACGCCTGGATCTCGACCTTCCACGCCGCCGTGCCGACCTTCTTCCTCACCGGCCGTGGCCGGTTGAAGCGCCTCATGGCCGGACTCGCGCCGGCGACCCGGCCGATGGACAACATGAAGGTGTCCATGGACATGCCGGTGGAGGAGGATCTGGCAGTCGCCAATGCGAGTCCTTTCTCTTCCCTCCATGCGCTCTCGTTCCCCCAGCGGGGAGAGTGGTACTTCAACAGGTACTGCTTCATGCGAGGCCTTTCGGCCAGGGATATGAAGCAGTGGGAGCGCGTCTACATGGAGGTGCTGCGCAAGGCGACGCTGGATGCCGGCGGCCGGCGGCTGGTGCTCAAGAGTCCGGCCAATACGGGGCGGATACCCCATCTCTTGCGCCTCTTCCCGGACGCGCGGTTCATTCACATCGTTCGCAATCCGTACGTCGTTTACGAATCCCTGGCGCACATGTTCCGTTCCGTCATACCGATGCACCAGCTTCACTCGATCACCGAGGAGGCTCCGGACGACCTTGCGCTCTTCCTCCTGCGGGAGACCCTGCATCAGTACCTCGAGGACCGTGCATCCATCCCGAAGGGACAGCTTGCGGAGCTGCGTTTCGAAGATCTCGAGCGGAATCCGCTGTCGGAGCTCGAGGCCGTCTACGCAACGCTGGACCTGCCGGGCTGGGAGGCGGCGCGGGTCGGGATCGAGAGCTACCTGAGCGGAATCGCCGGCTATCAGAAGAACCGCTACGCAATCGATGCAAGCACGGTCGAACGTGTCCAGCGGGAGTGCCGGTTCGCACTGGACACATGGGAGTACCTGCCGCCCGACGGCTAGCGCCGTAGCAGCCGCAAGCCGACGACGAAGGTGCGACCAGGCGTGACGTAACCGGGAACCTCGAAGTAGTCCTCGTCGAGAGCGTTCTCGATGCGGACGAAGGGCTGCCAGAGGGACCGGGTGTAGCTGAGGTTGAGGTCGACCTTGGTGTAGTCGTCCATGACGGCGCCGTCCGAGTTGACACGGTCCGACACCACCGCGGCCATCACCGCCGCCGAGAACCGTTCCGTCGGCCGCAACTGCGCCACCAGGGTCGTGCGGTTCTTAGGCCGCCGGGCCAGCGGATCGCCCGTCGACTCGTCTTCCGTCTCGTTGTAGGTGTGAGACAACTCCAGGCTGTAGTCGACATTCGGGCGGTAGCGCAGCGTGAACTCGGCGCCGCTCGAACTCGCATTCGCCACGTTGCGGAAGGAGAACGTCGGGAAGTAGAACTGGATCAGTTGATCGAACTCCATGTCGAACCACGTGAGATCGGCGCTGACGCCCGACTCGCCAAAGCGCTGCTCGACGCCGATGTCGAAGCCCTCCGTGGTCTCGGGCAGCAGATTCGGGTCGCCCGAGAACGGATAGTAGAGTTCGTTGAAAGTAGGCGCCCGGAAGGCCGTGCCGTAGCTGCCGTGGACACGGCCCTGTCCCTCGGCCCACGAACTCGCAAAGGTGACTCGGTGGCTGGTCTCCGACCCGAACGCCGAGTGCTCGTCGCCGCGCACGGCGGCCGTGACGTGCGTGTTGTCCGTGATGGACCACTGGTCCTGCACGAACCAGGAGTCGAGGTCGGCTTCCTCGTCGAAGTTGCCGGCGCTCACTCCCTTGCGCGTTTCGGTCGAGTAGCCCAGGTTGAGGACGTTGTCGGCGCCCAGCATCACGTCCGACTGAAGGTCTATCTGCTGGATCTGCGAGTCGACCGTGTAGTTGTTCCAGAACGTGTCCGGATCGGTGCCGACCAGGAGTCCTTCGGTGCGACCGATTCGCGCGGTCTGGCGCCAGAAGGAACCAAGAGCCTTCTCGACCGTGAGCGCGAGGGTCTCGTCGTCTTTCGCGGCCATCGCATTCAGATCCTCGGGACCGAAGCCGTCGAGCGCGGTATCGCCGCTCGCGGAGCGGGCCCGCAGGTCGACTCGGCCATCCTCGAGGAAGGTAGCGCCCAACCGGGCGCTCAAGGTCTGGTTCTCGAAGGGATCGTCCTCCAGGGGCTGGCCTTCGATGTAGCGGTGGGAAACCGCGTCGGTGCTCAGGTCGGTCCCGGAGACGCTGTAGTCCCACACGTCGGTGGCCCCAAGGAGGCCGAAGTCGAAGCGCTGGTGCTCGTTGCTGCCCGCCTCGGCCGTCGCGTTCAACCGCCAGCCGGGTTCGCCCCGCCTGGTCGTGATGCTGATCACGCCGGTCATCGCCTCGGAGCCGTACGTCGCCTGCGGCCCGCGAAGGACCTCGATTCGCTCGATGTTGGCGGCCAGCATGTTCGAGAAGTCGTAGCTGCCACCGGTGACCGAGTTGACCCGAACACCGTCGACCAGAACGGCCGCCTGGCCGCCGGTGCCGCCACGCACCCTCACGGTCGCAACCTTCCCCGGGCCTCCGGTCTGGGTGACCTCGACGCCCGGCACGGTTCGGAGCAGATCGAGGACCGCCACCTGGTTTCTCTGCTCGATCTCCCCGGCGTCGATCACCGTGACCGCGCTGCCGACCTCGGAGCGAGGCGCCTCGTAGCGGTTCGCGCTGACGACGATCTCCTCCGCGACGATCGGGGTTCCTTCTTCGGTCTCGGCTTCTTCCTCGCCAAACGTGATCGTCGGCGCCAGCATCAGCACGGCCAGCACGACGCCCAGGCGCCTGCGCACCGATTCGGTTTCTGTTCGACTGTTCATTCGGGCTCTCCTCCCCCTCTCGGGATTCCTGCTCCGGGCGGCCTTCCGGGCCGGTGGAGCATCGATTGCCTCGGCAGGCAGTCAGGTTTCCTGACTTACCTTCGTCCTACTGACCGGCCCTTCCCATTCCTGTGCGGAACAGTGGTCAATCGCCGGCTTCGTCCGGATCACAGTCGCGGGGCGGTGGGAGATTCTCACTCCCCTTCCCTCGATCTGCCTGCGTCCTGGTGTGGTGCTCAGACTCTCGGCTTGGTGATCCTCATCACGTTTGAAGAATCGGGCTGCGAAGCCGGACCCTAGCAGCCTCGCGATGCGGCCTACAATCACGCGAATGCCGAACGCGACGGGCAAGCAACTCTCGCTGCTGATGGACCAGCCGGACGCCGCGTTCCGCGTCCACGCCTCGCACCGGCTGGAGACGCTGGCGAGGCGGCTCGCCGAGGAGATGAGCCGGCATCCCGCGGAACCGCTGGAGCCGGAACGGATCGTCGTGCCCGATGCACTGCTCGGCCAGTGGCTGCGGTTGCAACTCGCCTCCCATCTCGGGGTGGCCGCACATCTGCGAGTCGAGCAACCGGCGCAGTTCGCCTGGGCCGCGATGCGCGAAGAGGTCGCCGAACTGACCGGTGAGTCGGTCTACGGGCCGCCTCACCTGCGCTGGCGGATCTTCGAGCGCCTGAAGAACTGGACGGGCGACGACGAGATCGCGCGCTACCTCGAGGACGGCGACTCTCGCAAGCGTTTCGAACTCGCCGATCAACTCGCCGTCGCCTACGACCGCTGCCGGGTCTACCGGCCCGACGCCATCAGGGCGTGGCAGCAAGGCCAGGGAAGTGGCTGGCACGCACGGCTGTGGCGGGAACTCGCACCGGCAGCGCCCGGCGCCGAACACTGGGTCGACGCCATCGACCGCTATCGGGACCGGCTGGAGCAACGGCCGCGTGCGGCCGGGACGAGACAGCGCGTGAGCTTCTTTCACCCCGCCGCACTGTCGCCCACCTACGTCGAAGTGCTCAGGCTCGCCGCGCGAGTCATGGACGTCCACCTCTACCTGCTCAGCCCCAGCCACGACTTCTGGAGCAGGCCGGCGGGTGCCGGGGAGGTCGAGTCCAACGAACTGCTCGACGCCTGGGGCCGTTCGGCCCGGGACCTGCGCGCTCTCATCGGTTCCGAACCGGACAGGGTCGTCGTCGTGGATCATCCGCGCTCCGGCGACATGCCGGCCGACGCCGGGACCGGGCGTGCGGGCGGCACCGCGGAAGACCTTGCCGATGTCGCCGCTCGCCCGACCTGCCTGGCCTCGGTCCAGCGGCGCATTCTCGAAGACGATCCAGAGGCGCCGGTGGCCACGGGCGCGAGGACCGGATCGGACGACTCGATCCAGATCCACGTCTGTCACTCGCCGACCCGCGAGGTAGAGGTCCTGCACGATCGCCTGCTGGGCCTCTTCGACACGTACTCCGACATCCAGCCGGCCGATGTGCTGGTCCTCACGCCCGATCTCGACACGTACGCGCCCCTGGTCGAGGCGGTGTTCGGGTCCGCCGGCCGGGTCGGTGTCAGCATCGGCAGGCGACGACTGAAGGAAGGCGCCGCGCTGGCCGCCTTTCTAGACCTCCTCGAGCTTCCGGGCTCCCGGTACGCGGCGAACGATGTGCTGGCGCCGCTGCTCGCCGAATCCGTGCGTTTGCAGTTCGGCATCACTGACACCGGTCTCGCGACGATCCGGGGTGCGGTCGCCATGGCCAGAATCCGCTGGGGAAGGGACGGCGAACACCGTACCGAGCTCGACGTACCGGCTTCCCCGAACCACAACTGGCGCCGTGGCCTGGACCGGCTCCTGCTCGGCTACGCGATGCAGGAGGGCGAGACGCTCGTCGACGGCATCGCGCCCAGCGCGCTCGACCACTGGGGCCAGCACACCGGCGCCGCCGACTACGAACTGCTCGGCCGCTTTCGCCGCTACTGCGACCTCGCCTTCGCGCTGAACGATTGGACAGACGCCGAACACGACGCCACCGCGTGGATGGAGCGCCTTCAGGCCGAAGTCCTGGACGCTTTCTTCACCAGCGACCATCGCGCCGGGCCCGAAGCGGTCCGCGAAGTGAACACGGTCTCCCGGCTGCTCTCCGAGTTCGATGAAGAGTGCAAGCGCGCCGGCGCCGCCGGCGCCATCCCGTTTCCCGTCCTGCGCGACGTGCTGAACGACATGGCCGAGAAGGCCGCCCGTTCGGCGCCGCGACTGGACGACGGCATCGCGGTCGCGGACCTTGCGTCGGGCCAGGTCTTCCCGGCCAGGGTGATCTGCGCCGTCGGTATGAACGATGGCGCCTTCCCGCGCCGGCCGCGGCCCCCGCAGTTCGACTTCCAGGCCGACCTCTTCGAAGGCGAGGCGCGACAGCCCGGCGACCGCGACCGCCGCAACGAGGACCGCCTCGCCTTCCTCGAAGCCCTGCTCGCCGCACGGCGCCACTTCGTGCTGACGTACACCGGGCGCGACCTCCAGGAGGACAAGCCGATCCCGCCATCCGCGGTGGCAAGCGAGCTGGCCGAGTACCTGGAACAGATCTTCCCGGACCCCGGCGGGAAGAACGACGACGAAGAGCGTGATCGCTGGGCCACCAGACACCCGTTGCAGCCGTTCAGCCCGAAGTACTTCGAGCCGGGCGAAACCGCGCTGTTCAGCTACTCGGAGTCGATGCGGAACGCAGCCGAGGCGCTTCGCGCGAGCGGAGACGAGCCCGACCGCTTCGCGGGCGAACTCGCCGCGGAGCCTCGCGAGGAGACCGTGGAACTCGAACTGGAGGATCTCGTTCGCTTCGCCGCCAGCCCTTCTCAGGACTTTCTCCGCAAGCGGCTGGACATCCTCCTCGACGTCCGCGAAGACGACGTTGCGGCCGACGAGCCGCTCGATCTGAACGCCCTGGAATCCTGGCAACTGAAGAGCGACCTGGCGGGAATCGGCGAGCAGGGCGACGAGCGGACCATCGAGCTGGCCGCGGCCCGGGGCCTGCTGCCGCCGCGCAACCTCGGCCTGGTGCAGCACCGGCAGTCCGCGGCCCAGGTCGCGGCGCTGATGGAGAAACTCCAACCGTTCCAGCGGCACCGCGAGGCGCCCCGACACCGAGTCGAGGTCGAGTTCGGGAACGTGCGCCTGGTCGGTGCGGTCGGGCAGTTCGACGAGGGAACGAACCAACTGCTCTTCTGGCGCATCGGGAGCCTCCGTCCGAAGGACCGCATCGGCGTCTGGCTGCGGCTCCTGGCGCTCGTCGCCGGCCGGCAGCAGCCGGCGACGGCCCACCTCCTCGGCAGCAAGGACCAGGTCGAACACGTCGCGCTCCGTGGGCCCGAGCGGGATGAAGCGCGGTCGCTGCTCGGCGACTGGGTCGAGGTCTGGCGCGAGAGCCAGCGCAGGCCGCTGCCGTTCTTCGCCTCGACGTCCTGGGTCTGGACGGAGAAGCGCGCCTGGAGCCGCAAGGTCCAGGACGAATGGTCGAAGCAGCCATGGTTCGAAGGCAACGACCCCCGCCACCGCCTGATCTTCGGCGACGACCCGAGCGGCGACGACTTCGAGCGCCTGGCCGAACGACTGCTCCGTCCGTTGCGGGAGGCGAGCGCATGACCGCGGCCACCGAGCGTGCCGACGCCTTCGACCGACCGCTCGACGCCGACCTTCTGATCGAGGCGAGCGCCGGGACGGGCAAGACCTACGCTCTGACCACCCTGGTCGCCCGCCTGATCGTCGAAGAGCGATTCGACATCGACCAACTCCTGATCGTCACCTTCACGATCTCCGCCGCGGGCGAACTGCGCACCCGGGTGCGGCGACTCCTCCAGGCGGCCCGGCGAGCCGCCTCCGGCGCCAACGTGGAACCCGGTTCCCAGGCCGGCAGGCTGGGGCGGCGCTGGCGGCGGCGCGGGATCGAGGACGCGGACGCCCTGAGACGCCTCACCCGCGCCGTCCGCGACATCGACCGGGCGAACATCACGACGATCCACGGCTTCTGCCAGCGGACGCTCGTCGAGTTCGCCCTTCATGCCGGCACTCCGTTCACGTTCGAAGTGAGCGGAGACAACGCGCTGGCCGTCGGCGACGCCGCGCGCGACTTCTGGCGACGCCGGATGGTCGGGCAACCCGTGTCGCTGCTGGAGCACGCGCAGTCGCAGAAGTTCGTGCTGGACGAAGACACGACGACCTGGGTCACCCGCCATCACGCCCAGGTCCAGGAAACCCGGGGGGTCCGCTCGCCGGAGGCGCTGCCGAGCGCGCTCGAGTCGAAGCGGAGCGCGTGGCTGGCAGCGGTCCGCGCGGCACAGACCGAATGGTCCGACCCGGGGCAGAGAGCCGCCTTCCAGGAAGTCGCCGACCCGGCGCGATGGACCGCGGCAGCACGGAAGAAGACACGGGTACGCGTGCGCGGCCGGATGGTCTTCGAGGCGTTCGAGACCGGCGCCCCGGAGAAACTCGCCCCGGACTGCGCCGGCGCTTTCGGCGCCAAGGCGCTGAAGGCGGGGTTCTACAAGAAGAACCCGCCGCCTGCCGCCCCGCTGTTCCACCACTTCGACGACATCGCGGAAGCCGGAGCGGCCTATGGCGATCTGTGGCTCGCAAGCCAGCGCCTCAGCCTCCTCGAGGACGCCGGCCGGTCCCTGCGACACGCCACCCGAGTCGACCGCAGCCTGAGCTTCGACGCCCTGCTGGTCGAACTCCACCGCGCGCTCGACGGGTCCGGCGGAACCGAGCTCGCGCGTCGAATCCGCTCCCGGTACCCAATCGCCCTGATCGACGAGTTCCAGGACACCGACCGGCTGCAGGCCCGGATCTTCGAGACGATCTACCCGGGCGGCGCCGGCGTGGCCGGCGGGCGACTCTTCGTCGTCGGCGACCCGAAGCAGTCGATCTACCGCTTCCGGGGCGCGGACGTGTTCGCCTATCTGGAGGCTCACAAGCGCCTGGGCTCTTCGGACGAAGCGCTGGAACTGAAACAGAACTACCGTTCGACGCCCGGACTCATTTGCGCCGTCAACGAGCTCTTCTCGCGGGAACGGCCGTTCGTCCTCTCCGACTTCGGGTTCTCGCGGGCGGCGCCGGCCGACCGGAAACCCGGGGAGCTCGTGATCCAGGACGAGGACGACGATCAGGCCCCGTTCCAGTTCGTCCTGATCCCGAAGGCGGACGGGAAGCCGCGGACCAAGCCGGAGCTGACCGCCCTGGCCGCGAAACAGGCCGCCCGGGACATCGCGCGCCTGATAGCGGCGGGCAAGGACGGCAGGGCGAAACTGGCAGGCGGCGACCGGCCCAGGGCCCTGGCCGCCCGCGACATCGCCGTGCTCGTGCGCAAGGGCGCCCAGGGCAAGGCAGTAGCGGCAGCTCTGCACGAACTCGGGATCGACAGCGTCGAGATCGGCGACGACAACATCTTTCAGTCCGACGAGGCGGGCGGCCTCCATCGCCTTCTCCACGCCCTGTGCCTGGACGAATCGGAGTACAACGCCACGCAACTGCTCCGCGGAGCGCTCGCCGCCGACCTGTTCGGACTAGACCTGGAGGACCTCGCCGCGCTGCGCGACGACGACGACGCCTGGAGCCACTGGCGAGGTTTCGCGCGCGAGTGGGCCGACGTCTGGCAGGAGCACGGTATCGCCGCGCTGATGCGGGGCATCCTGTTCGCCAGCGACGCCGCCGACTGCTCGGCGAACCTGCTCGCCTACCCGAACGGCCCCCGGCGGCTGACGAACTACCTGCACCTCACCGATCTGCTCCACGAAGTCGAGAGCCGGCGGCGGCCCTCGCGTCAGGGCCTCCTCGACTGGTTTCGGCAAGCCAGGGGGGACGCGCAGACCAACGACGAAACGGCCCAGCTTCGCCTCGAGAGCGACGAGAACCTGGTGAAGATCGTCACCGCCCACCGGGCCAAAGGCCTGGAGTTCCCGATCGTCTTCTACCCCTTCGCCTGGGACGGCCGCGCGCAGGCGACGGGCGGGAACAGAAAGCCGACGGCCGACTACTACGACCCCGAACACGGGACGCCAGTGCTCGATCTCGACCCATCGGACGACGCCTACGATCGCGAGCACGTCGAAGAGCACGCCGACGAGCTGCGGCTCCTCTACGTGGCGCTGACGCGGGCGGAGCACCGCTGCGTGGTGACCTGGTCGCCCGAAGCCGGAGCCGAACACGCGCCGTTGGCCTGGCTCCTTCACGGCCGCGGAACGGCGATCCACGACGACGACGCCGGAGCCTTGAAGGAGAACGTCGCCCGAGTCAAGGCACTGGGGCAGGGCGAGTGGCTGGCGGAGGTCGAGGCACTCGCGCACCGTGCCCGCGGCGCCGTCTCGCTGCGGATGATCGACGAGGCGGCGGATGCCGACGCCGACACTGAGGCGGCCGAAGCCGACACCGAAGCGGCAGGCGCGGAGGCGGCCGGGTCTCTCGAGGCCCGCAAGCTCGAACGCAAGCTCGAACGGATCCGGCAGCGGACGAGCTACTCCGCCCTGTCGGCCGGGGCCGGCGCGGGCGCCGGCTTGCTCGTGCGCGACCGCGACGACATCGACCTCTCCGACGGAGAAGCCGTCGTCGAACAGACGGCGCCCGCCAACGCGCTGGAACGGGAAGAAGACGGCCCTACCGTCTTCACCTTCCCCAGCGGCGGCCGCTCCGGCCGGTGCCTGCACGAGATCTTCGAGCGGCGGCTCGGCGACCCGGACGCCGGAAGCCTGGAGCGGACCTGCGAGAACGCGCTCGCCCGCTACGGCTTCCAGGACAAGTGGCTGCCGGCGGTCCGAACCCTGGTCGAGAACGGTCTGGAGACGCCACTCATGGCGCCGGGCGAGGCTGGCGGCGTGTTCCGGCTGTCGGACCTCCAACGGCCCGTCGCCGAAATGGAGTTCCACCTGCCGCTCCGCGGGCTTGAGCGCGCGAAGCTGGCACACTGCCTCGAAGAGCACGGCTACGATCACCGGCTCGCCGGGGGCGACACCGGGATCGACGGCTTCCTGCACGGCTTCATCGACCTCACGGCTCGGCACGACGGCCGGTGGTACGTCCTCGACTACAAGTCGAACTGGCTCGGCCCGGACCCGGCTTCGTACTCGACAGCGGCCATCGCGGAGTCGATGCGCCACCACGGCTACCACCTCCAGTACCTCCTTTACCTGACCGCCCTGCACCGCCTGCTGACGCTACGGCTCAAGGACTACGACTACGACCGCCACATCGGCGGCGCCTTCTACCTCTTCCTGCGCGGCATGAGGCCGAACGCTCCCGGCAGCGGCGTGTTCCACGACCGTCCGTCCCGCACCTGCATCGAAGCGATCGACGCCTGCTTTGGCGGAACGCCATGAACAGCCACGAACAGATCGACGCCTTGACAGGAGCCGGCGTTCTCGCCGACATCGACTGCTACTTTGCCCGGCTGACGATGGACCTCGGCGCCGGCGAGGACGTTGCCCTGGCCGCGGCCACGACCAGCGCGCTGCACCGGAACGGCCACACCTGCCTCGACCTCGGCAACGCCGGCAAGCCGATCGCGACGCTGGTCGAGCGACCCGATTCGGAACGCCCGGAGGAAACGCTGGCGGCCGACCTGCAGGCGATCGCCCTGCCCGCGAGCGCCGCGCTGCGCGAGGCGCTGGCTGGAAGCCCCGTCGTCACCGCGGACGCGGACGCGGCGACCGACCGGCCCCTCGTCCTGGACGGCGACCGCCTCTACCTGCACCGCCTGTTCCACGCCGAACGCCGGCTGGCGGCGCGTCTGCGCGCCCTGGCAGCGGAGAGGGATCTGTCGGCCGGCGCCGAGTCCACCTCCGCACGGGTCTTCGACGCCGGGGAAGATCGAACCGCGGAGGCGGTCGCGGCGCTGCGCATCGCGTTGGAGCGGCGGCTCTGCATCGTCACCGGCGGCCCCGGCACCGGCAAGACGACGCTGGCCGCCAAGCTGATCGCGACGCTCGTCGACACAGGCCTGGCCCACCCGCGCCGGATCGGCCTCGCGGCGCCCACCGGAAAGGCCGCCTCGCGCATCCAGGAGTCGGTCCGCGAGAAG
Above is a window of Acidobacteriota bacterium DNA encoding:
- the recB gene encoding exodeoxyribonuclease V subunit beta, which codes for MTAATERADAFDRPLDADLLIEASAGTGKTYALTTLVARLIVEERFDIDQLLIVTFTISAAGELRTRVRRLLQAARRAASGANVEPGSQAGRLGRRWRRRGIEDADALRRLTRAVRDIDRANITTIHGFCQRTLVEFALHAGTPFTFEVSGDNALAVGDAARDFWRRRMVGQPVSLLEHAQSQKFVLDEDTTTWVTRHHAQVQETRGVRSPEALPSALESKRSAWLAAVRAAQTEWSDPGQRAAFQEVADPARWTAAARKKTRVRVRGRMVFEAFETGAPEKLAPDCAGAFGAKALKAGFYKKNPPPAAPLFHHFDDIAEAGAAYGDLWLASQRLSLLEDAGRSLRHATRVDRSLSFDALLVELHRALDGSGGTELARRIRSRYPIALIDEFQDTDRLQARIFETIYPGGAGVAGGRLFVVGDPKQSIYRFRGADVFAYLEAHKRLGSSDEALELKQNYRSTPGLICAVNELFSRERPFVLSDFGFSRAAPADRKPGELVIQDEDDDQAPFQFVLIPKADGKPRTKPELTALAAKQAARDIARLIAAGKDGRAKLAGGDRPRALAARDIAVLVRKGAQGKAVAAALHELGIDSVEIGDDNIFQSDEAGGLHRLLHALCLDESEYNATQLLRGALAADLFGLDLEDLAALRDDDDAWSHWRGFAREWADVWQEHGIAALMRGILFASDAADCSANLLAYPNGPRRLTNYLHLTDLLHEVESRRRPSRQGLLDWFRQARGDAQTNDETAQLRLESDENLVKIVTAHRAKGLEFPIVFYPFAWDGRAQATGGNRKPTADYYDPEHGTPVLDLDPSDDAYDREHVEEHADELRLLYVALTRAEHRCVVTWSPEAGAEHAPLAWLLHGRGTAIHDDDAGALKENVARVKALGQGEWLAEVEALAHRARGAVSLRMIDEAADADADTEAAEADTEAAGAEAAGSLEARKLERKLERIRQRTSYSALSAGAGAGAGLLVRDRDDIDLSDGEAVVEQTAPANALEREEDGPTVFTFPSGGRSGRCLHEIFERRLGDPDAGSLERTCENALARYGFQDKWLPAVRTLVENGLETPLMAPGEAGGVFRLSDLQRPVAEMEFHLPLRGLERAKLAHCLEEHGYDHRLAGGDTGIDGFLHGFIDLTARHDGRWYVLDYKSNWLGPDPASYSTAAIAESMRHHGYHLQYLLYLTALHRLLTLRLKDYDYDRHIGGAFYLFLRGMRPNAPGSGVFHDRPSRTCIEAIDACFGGTP